A genomic window from Aethina tumida isolate Nest 87 chromosome 4, icAetTumi1.1, whole genome shotgun sequence includes:
- the LOC109606511 gene encoding endocuticle structural glycoprotein SgAbd-8-like: MKLLVCVLALVALSYAQTEPIPIIKYVNEGVNPDGSYEWSYETGNQITAQEQGQLKNAGSENEAEEVQGQYSYEAPDGTKISLQYVANENGFQPVGDHIPTPPPIPPAIQKALEWIAAHPEPEDKQRL, encoded by the exons ATGAAATTG CTCGTCTGTGTTCTCGCTCTTGTGGCTTTGAGCTACGCTCAAACTGAGCCAATCCCAATCATCAAATATGTCAACGAGGGTGTGAATCCCGATGGTTCTTACGAATGGAG CTATGAAACTGGTAACCAAATAACCGCCCAAGAACAGGGTCAGCTGAAGAACGCCGGTTCCGAAAACGAGGCGGAAGAAGTGCAGGGGCAATACTCCTACGAAGCCCCCGACGGCACCAAGATCTCCCTTCAGTACGTGGCGAACGAGAACGGCTTCCAACCCGTCGGCGATCACATCCCAACGCCACCACCAATCCCGCCAGCGATCCAGAAAGCTCTGGAATGGATCGCCGCCCATCCAGAACCCGAGGACAAACAAAGATTGTAG